The following are encoded together in the Heptranchias perlo isolate sHepPer1 unplaced genomic scaffold, sHepPer1.hap1 HAP1_SCAFFOLD_1571, whole genome shotgun sequence genome:
- the LOC137309275 gene encoding transcription factor JunD-like: METPFYHDDTLSAARSMKKSLSLPVSGSGLKTHREPEAALNSPDLGFLKLASPDLERLIIQSSGLVTTSPGPAQNLFPRGVTDEQNSFAEGFVKALEDLHKQNQLNGLPGPQVAVAGGGTTTTTAAAGPGLQHPEPPIYTNLSTFTGGGASAPGTAVSYSPDPAPASFPPLGHPLCPHSRLQAPKDEPQTVPDVLGLGDSPPLSPIDMDTQERIKAERKRLRNRIAASKCRKRKLERISRLEDKVKNLKCQNSELASTASRLREQVAQLKQKVLSHVNSGCQLLLAPPVQAY; this comes from the coding sequence ATGGAAACGCCCTTCTACCATGACGACACCCTGAGCGCCGCCCGCAGCATGAAGAAGAGCCTGAGCCTGCCCGTCTCCGGCAGCGGCCTCAAGACTCACCGGGAGCCCGAGGCCGCACTCAACTCGCCCGACCTCGGCTTCCTCAAGCTCGCCTCCCCCGACCTCGAGCGGCTCATCATCCAGTCGAGCGGCCTGGTGACCACCAGCCCCGGCCCGGCCCAGAACCTCTTCCCCCGGGGGGTGACGGACGAGCAGAACTCGTTCGCCGAGGGTTTCGTCAAGGCCCTGGAGGACCTGCACAAACAGAACCAGCTCAACGGGCTGCCCGGGCCGCAGGTGGCGGTGGCCGGCGGCGGGACTACGACCACCACCGCCGCCGCCGGCCCGGGCCTCCAGCACCCGGAGCCGCCCATCTACACCAACCTCAGCACCTTCACCGGCGGCGGGGCCTCGGCCCCCGGCACGGCCGTCAGCTACAGCCCGGACCCGGCCCCGGCCTCCTTCCCGCCGCTCGGCCACCCCCTGTGCCCGCACTCCCGGCTCCAGGCCCCGAAGGACGAGCCGCAGACCGTGCCCGACGTCCTGGGCCTCGGGGATAGCCCGCCGCTCTCGCCCATCGACATGGACACTCAGGAGCGCATCAAGGCGGAGAGGAAGCGGCTGCGGAACCGCATCGCCGCCTCCAAGTGCCGCAAGAGGAAGCTGGAGCGCATCTCCCGGCTGGAGGACAAGGTGAAGAACCTCAAGTGCCAGAACTCGGAGCTCGCGTCCACCGCCAGCCGGCTGCGGGAGCAGGTGGCGCAGCTCAAGCAGAAGGTGCTGAGCCACGTCAACAGCGGCTGCCAGCTGCTGCTCGCCCCCCCGGTCCAGGCCTACTAG